A genomic region of Vitis vinifera cultivar Pinot Noir 40024 chromosome 7, ASM3070453v1 contains the following coding sequences:
- the LOC100263213 gene encoding protein SULFUR DEFICIENCY-INDUCED 1 encodes MQESSRRGDKDPFCVIHKLPSGDAPYARAKRVLMVEKDPEAAIVLFWNAINARDRVESALKDMAVVMKRLDRSEEAIEAIKSFRNLCPKQAQESLDNILIDLYKKCGRTNEHIDMLKQKLRLIYQGEAFNGKPTRTARSNRKKFQITIEQETSRILGNLGWVYMQKSNYMAAEVVYKKAQMIDPDANKACNLALCLINQGRYTEAHSVLKEVLQGKLPNSEDCKAQNRAQELMLEVEPKWLPPSETIKLEGFDLEDDFSDGFEKVLNIWAPFRTKRLPIFVEEISSYRNQLAC; translated from the exons atgcaagaaagctCAAGAAGAGGAGACAAGGACCCCTTTTGTGTAATTCATAAGCTTCCTTCTGGTGATGCTCCTTATGCACGAGCCAAACGTGTTCTG ATGGTTGAGAAGGATCCTGAAGCAGCCATAGTATTATTTTGGAATGCAATCAATGCAAGAGATAGAGTAGAAAGTGCACTTAAGGACATGGCAGTGGTGATGAAACGGCTGGATAGAAGTGAAGAAGCCATTGAAGCCATCAAGTCTTTTAGAAACCTTTGTCCCAAACAAGCACAAGAATCACTTGATAACATCCTCATCGACTTATACAAA AAATGCGGGAGAACGAATGAACATATTGATATGCTAAAGCAGAAGCTGAGGTTGATATACCAAGGAGAGGCCTTCAATGGAAAACCCACCAGGACTGCTCGCTCAAATCGCAAGAAGTTCCAAATTACCATCGAACAAGAAACTTCTAGAATACTA GGCAATTTGGGTTGGGTCTATATGCAAAAATCCAACTACATGGCAGCCGAGGTGGTGTACAAGAAAGCCCAAATGATTGATCCAGATGCGAACAAAGCTTGCAACTTGGCTCTTTGCCTCATCAACCAAGGTCGATACACCGAAGCCCATTCAGTTCTCAAAGAAGTATTGCAAGGTAAACTTCCAAACTCCGAAGATTGCAAGGCCCAAAACCGAGCCCAAGAACTTATGCTAGAGGTGGAGCCTAAATGGTTGCCGCCATCAGAGACAATAAAGCTTGAGGGGTTTGATCTTGAAGATGATTTTAGTGATGGATTTGAGAAGGTATTGAATATATGGGCTCCATTTAGAACAAAGAGACTTCCAATCTTTGTTGAAGAGATATCTTCATATAGAAATCAACTAGCATGTTAg